The Methyloferula stellata AR4 genome includes a window with the following:
- the metK gene encoding methionine adenosyltransferase — MVPPLGGSTSITCLLELSVPRETFLFTSESVSEGHPDKVCDRISDEVVDLFFREGEKAGVDPYQTRVACETLATTNFVVIAGEVRGAPIKPEQIEETARQAVKDIGYEQEGFHWKHADVNIRLHAQSADIAQGVDAAGNKDEGAGDQGIMFGYACRETPELMPAPIYYAHKILELLATERKSGKGEAAKLGPDAKSQVTIKYEHGKPVGATQIVLSTQHLDENLSSLDVRSIVEPYIRKTLPEGWISDATVWHVNPTGKFVIGGPDGDCGLTGRKIIVDTYGGAAPHGGGAFSGKDPTKVDRSAAYAARYLAKNVVAAGLADRCTIQLSYAIGVAEPLSIYVNLHETGNVAEDKLETVLGRIMRLSPRGIREHLQLNRPIYARTSAYGHFGRIPDAEGGFSWEKTDLVKELTSALA; from the coding sequence GTGGTTCCGCCGCTTGGCGGATCGACCTCAATCACCTGCCTGTTGGAGCTCTCCGTGCCGCGCGAGACCTTTTTATTTACAAGTGAGTCGGTTTCTGAAGGCCATCCGGACAAGGTCTGCGACCGCATTTCCGACGAAGTGGTCGATCTCTTCTTTCGCGAAGGCGAAAAGGCCGGTGTCGATCCCTATCAGACGCGCGTTGCCTGCGAGACCTTGGCGACCACCAATTTCGTCGTGATCGCCGGCGAGGTGCGCGGCGCACCGATAAAGCCCGAGCAGATCGAAGAGACCGCGCGCCAAGCCGTCAAGGACATAGGCTACGAGCAGGAAGGCTTCCATTGGAAGCATGCCGACGTCAACATCAGGCTGCACGCCCAATCGGCCGATATTGCGCAAGGCGTCGATGCCGCCGGCAATAAGGACGAGGGCGCGGGCGACCAGGGCATCATGTTCGGCTATGCCTGCCGCGAGACGCCAGAGCTGATGCCGGCGCCGATCTATTACGCGCATAAGATTCTCGAGCTGCTCGCCACCGAACGCAAGAGCGGCAAAGGCGAGGCCGCCAAACTCGGTCCCGATGCGAAGAGCCAGGTCACGATCAAATATGAGCATGGCAAGCCGGTCGGCGCGACGCAGATCGTGCTCTCGACCCAGCACCTCGACGAGAACCTGAGCTCTCTCGACGTGCGCTCGATCGTCGAACCCTATATCCGCAAGACCTTGCCGGAAGGTTGGATCAGCGATGCAACCGTCTGGCATGTGAACCCGACCGGCAAATTCGTCATCGGCGGTCCGGACGGCGATTGCGGTCTCACCGGCCGCAAGATCATCGTCGATACCTATGGCGGTGCCGCGCCGCATGGCGGCGGCGCCTTTTCAGGCAAGGACCCGACGAAGGTCGATCGGTCCGCCGCCTATGCCGCGCGCTATCTCGCTAAAAATGTCGTCGCGGCCGGTCTCGCCGATCGCTGCACGATCCAACTCTCCTATGCGATCGGCGTCGCCGAACCGCTGTCGATCTACGTCAATCTTCACGAGACCGGCAATGTCGCCGAGGACAAGCTGGAGACGGTCTTGGGCCGGATCATGCGCCTGTCGCCGCGCGGCATCAGAGAACACCTTCAACTGAACCGGCCGATCTATGCGCGGACCTCGGCCTATGGCCATTTCGGCCGGATCCCCGATGCCGAAGGCGGCTTCTCCTGGGAGAAGACCGATCTCGTCAAGGAGCTGACGTCGGCGCTCGCCTGA
- a CDS encoding helix-turn-helix domain-containing protein: protein MKKAPNPIDRHVGSRVRMRRILLGMSQEKLGEALELTFQQVQKYEKGTNRIGASRLQQISQILNVPPAFFFDGAPASEGTAASEATQAQFAEEDEGSTYIVDFLSTTEGVRLNKAFARIHNPKVRKRIIDLVTSLADEDDAEEPETGKTPAK, encoded by the coding sequence GTGAAAAAGGCACCGAATCCGATTGATCGGCATGTCGGAAGCCGTGTCCGCATGCGCCGCATTTTGCTGGGAATGAGCCAGGAAAAGCTGGGGGAGGCGCTGGAACTGACGTTTCAGCAAGTACAAAAATACGAGAAAGGCACCAACCGCATTGGCGCGAGCCGGTTGCAGCAGATCTCGCAGATTTTGAACGTACCTCCGGCCTTTTTCTTCGATGGCGCGCCGGCGTCCGAAGGAACGGCTGCGTCCGAAGCGACGCAGGCCCAATTCGCGGAAGAAGATGAAGGCTCGACCTATATTGTCGATTTCCTTTCGACGACGGAAGGCGTGCGCCTGAACAAGGCCTTTGCCCGGATTCACAATCCGAAAGTCCGCAAAAGGATCATCGATCTCGTCACGAGTCTCGCCGACGAGGACGATGCCGAGGAGCCGGAAACCGGCAAGACGCCAGCGAAGTAA
- the trmB gene encoding tRNA (guanine(46)-N(7))-methyltransferase TrmB has translation MNSSLPPHTEFIPSPLHGRRKAKKLRTHHTALVENLLPHLALDLSKPLGDPAALFPNQPKTFWMEVGFGGGEHMADEALRHQDVGFFGCEPFVNGVAKALALIAEADLCNIRLHNGDAGDVIDALPEAVLSCVYLLYPDPWPKRRQHKRRFLSDDMLTRLARVMSSGAELRFATDIDHNAGWVLARILRSPDFVWPAQSASDWHAPWADWESTRYETKALSEGRRPAYFTFVRR, from the coding sequence ATGAACTCCAGTCTTCCGCCACATACGGAATTTATTCCGTCGCCGCTTCATGGGCGCCGCAAAGCCAAAAAGCTGCGGACCCATCACACCGCGCTCGTCGAAAATCTGCTGCCGCATCTGGCGCTCGATCTTTCGAAGCCCTTGGGCGATCCGGCGGCGCTTTTCCCGAACCAGCCCAAAACCTTCTGGATGGAAGTCGGCTTCGGCGGCGGCGAACATATGGCAGATGAAGCACTGCGCCATCAAGACGTGGGCTTCTTCGGCTGCGAGCCTTTCGTCAATGGCGTCGCCAAAGCCCTGGCTCTCATCGCCGAGGCGGACCTCTGCAACATCCGTCTGCATAATGGCGATGCGGGCGATGTGATCGACGCCTTGCCGGAGGCGGTGCTCTCCTGCGTCTATCTGCTTTATCCCGATCCCTGGCCGAAGCGGCGTCAGCACAAGAGACGCTTTCTATCGGATGATATGCTCACCAGATTGGCTCGCGTGATGAGCAGTGGCGCCGAATTGCGCTTTGCGACCGATATCGATCACAACGCCGGCTGGGTGCTCGCCCGGATTCTGCGGTCGCCCGATTTCGTCTGGCCTGCGCAAAGTGCTTCGGATTGGCATGCGCCTTGGGCGGATTGGGAGAGCACCCGCTACGAGACAAAGGCGCTGAGCGAAGGGCGTCGCCCCGCCTATTTCACATTCGTGAGAAGATAG